The following are from one region of the Carassius auratus strain Wakin chromosome 43, ASM336829v1, whole genome shotgun sequence genome:
- the LOC113061384 gene encoding uncharacterized protein LOC113061384 yields the protein MQVELEVHLQILLAVGLAVLCFCLVIGCIVCLWLHKSRPTDDKEAGLSSPPLPAAHVTLSPSPAINTLPIKQQYEELDGDVLDSPSFNSSSTPSEDDLSLPYYPIKSHFNLRRLSSPAVPYKPVRGRSSLPIIPKLGLVRKSRRVVDHKSGDDISFSERSKLNADSGRHYGSGSHKPTPSLHFTLVFSPAEGKLTVTVLGLYRGSRKLSGTMVRACLPPLCPTLLQGGPTRRHSLGPEAPAQVLQLQVRSAEELQSCTLRLTVSSRDFSGLRETAVGELELACAEIHWEPDCTLTFNRQLNPVRRRLRKSQSSQNALGGVRASVCPVRFLGQILVLLQYQTLAHRMKVMVRKAENLPKLTRMPGTPDHYVVINLRQDGNVISTKETKGASGANAVWNAPFLFDLPEGNILGLPLLLELLVMQGRLYTKSCILGRVLIGCGGSEAGTQHWREMCSRAQVETACWHELQPNPL from the exons ATGCAGGTAGAACTTGAAG TGCATCTTCAAATCTTATTGGCTGTTGGCTTGGCCGTCCTCTGTTTCTGTCTGGTGATTGGTTGCATCGTCTGCCTTTGGCTTCATAAGTCCCGCCCTACAGATGATAAGGAGGCGGGGCTTTCCTCACCTCCTCTACCTGCAGCTCATGTGACCCTAAGCCCCTCCCCTGCCATCAACACCCTGCCAATCAAACAGCAGTATGAAGAGCTGGACGGAGACGTTCTGGACTCTCCCTCATTTAACAGCAGCTCGACGCCGTCAGAAGATGATCTTTCTTTACCATATTATCCTATTAAGTCACATTTCAATCTACGGCGGCTCAGCTCCCCCGCTGTTCCCTATAAACCTGTCCGTGGTCGTTCCTCGCTCCCGATCATTCCTAAGCTCGGCCTGGTTAGGAAGTCACGCCGGGTGGTTGATCACAAAAGCGGTGATGACATTTCGTTTTCAGAAAGGAGCAAGCTTAACGCAGACAGCGGCCGACATTATGGCTCCGGCTCTCACAAACCCACACCTTCCCTTCACTTCACCCTTGTTTTCTCACCAGCTGAGGGCAAACTCACCGTCACCGTTCTGGGGCTCTACCGGGGCTCTAGGAAGCTGAGCGGGACTATGGTGAGGGCCTGTCTGCCTCCGCTCTGCCCCACGCTGCTTCAGGGCGGCCCGACACGCAGACACAGCCTCGGTCCCGAGGCTCCAGCGCAGGTGCTCCAGCTTCAGGTGAGGTCAGCAGAGGAGCTCCAGTCCTGTACCCTCAGACTGACCGTGTCCAGCAGGGATTTCTCCGGTCTGAGAGAGACGGCTGTGGGTGAACTCGAACTAGCATGTGCTGAAATCCACTGGGAACCCGACTGCACCCTCACCTTTAATCGTCAACTCAACCCTGTGAGGAGGAGGCTGAGGAAG AGTCAGagttcccagaatgcactggggGGCGTCCGGGCCTCTGTTTGTCCGGTGCGTTTTCTGGGTCAGATCCTGGTTCTGCTGCAGTATCAGACGCTGGCGCACCGGATGAAGGTGATGGTGAGGAAAGCTGAGAACCTCCCCAAACTCACCAGGATGCCTGGCACTCCAG ATCACTATGTCGTCATCAACCTGCGTCAGGACGGTAACGTCATCAGCACTAAAGAGACGAAAGGTGCCAGTGGAGCGAACGCGGTTTGGAACGCACCCTTTCTGTTTGACCTGCCGGAGGGGAACATCCTCGGACTGCCGCTGCTTCTGGAGCTCCTCGTGATGCAG GGAAGGCTGTACACGAAGAGTTGCATTCTGGGTcgtgttctgattggctgcggAGGTTCTGAAGCAGGAACCCAGCACTGGAGAGAGATGTGCAGCAGGGCGCAGGTGGAGACGGCATGCTGGCACGAACTCCAACCAAACCCCTTATAG